In Actinomyces radicidentis, one genomic interval encodes:
- a CDS encoding ABC transporter ATP-binding protein → MNQHEHLSARSAAPGAGPAVRTHELTRTFGTGARVRTVVDRLSLDVPRGCVYGFLGPNGAGKSTTMKMLLGLLAPTSGEVSLLGTPLTPRTRGPLMARTGSMIEQPPGYGHLTGAENMRIMQRMLGLSDAQVDRALALVRLTEHKDKLVREYSLGMKQRLGIALALARDPELLVLDEPTNGLDPAGIEEVRHLLVSLAGEGVTVMVSSHLLDEIDRTATVLGILAAGRLVFQGSRAELMARSLPAVELVTPAPERVDADLLAGLVLQPGPAPERIGDGLLLPGLTPDAVAELCRRLVAADVPVHELRRRTQSLEDVFMDLTGGAGVL, encoded by the coding sequence ATGAACCAGCACGAACACCTCAGCGCACGGTCGGCCGCCCCCGGCGCCGGCCCGGCGGTCCGTACCCACGAGCTGACGCGGACCTTCGGGACCGGGGCACGGGTCCGCACCGTCGTCGACCGCCTCTCCCTCGACGTCCCGCGCGGCTGCGTCTACGGCTTCCTCGGACCCAACGGCGCCGGGAAGTCCACCACCATGAAGATGCTGCTCGGGCTCCTGGCCCCCACGAGCGGCGAGGTGAGCCTCCTCGGCACGCCGCTCACGCCCCGCACCCGCGGTCCCCTCATGGCTCGCACCGGCTCCATGATTGAGCAGCCGCCGGGCTACGGGCACCTCACCGGCGCCGAAAACATGCGGATCATGCAGCGCATGCTCGGACTCTCCGACGCGCAGGTGGACCGGGCCCTCGCCCTCGTCCGCCTCACCGAGCACAAGGACAAGCTCGTCCGCGAGTACTCGCTCGGGATGAAGCAGCGCCTCGGCATCGCGCTCGCCCTGGCCCGCGACCCCGAGCTCCTCGTCCTCGACGAGCCCACCAACGGACTCGATCCCGCCGGCATCGAGGAGGTCCGCCACCTCCTCGTCTCCCTGGCCGGCGAGGGCGTCACCGTCATGGTCTCCAGCCACCTCCTCGACGAGATCGACCGCACGGCCACCGTCCTGGGGATCCTCGCGGCCGGCCGCCTCGTCTTCCAGGGCAGCCGCGCCGAGCTCATGGCACGCTCCCTGCCCGCCGTCGAGCTCGTCACCCCGGCTCCGGAGCGCGTCGACGCCGACCTGCTCGCCGGCCTCGTGCTCCAGCCGGGGCCCGCCCCCGAGCGCATCGGCGACGGACTGCTGCTGCCCGGTCTCACGCCCGACGCCGTCGCCGAGCTGTGCCGGCGGCTCGTCGCCGCCGACGTCCCCGTCCACGAGCTGCGCCGTCGGACGCAGAGCCTCGAGGACGTCTTCATGGACCTCACCGGCGGGGCGGGGGTGCTCTGA
- a CDS encoding ABC transporter permease has translation MTTAPTAPGRAVTTTTSVRLELAKARRLRIPLIAAALLLVALGLSAPIGTSARAALTGPADPWPQLLLGTSMAAALVSPLLTAVLASRLTDVEHTGGGWTMAAASGLTPGRLCRAKTLALCLPLAAVVAVQVGGVLLASRALGATAPISAGDWAGYAIALLAVDAVSCGWHVLLAARVENQIVTVGVGFLGSFASLFCLLMPPWLCRLVPWGYWALIAPAAQDGGAGGAASVAYTTPPVVWVMGFLIIATAGLLALTARLDRIER, from the coding sequence ATGACGACCGCACCCACCGCTCCCGGGCGCGCCGTCACCACGACGACGTCGGTCCGGCTCGAGCTCGCCAAGGCCCGACGCCTGCGCATCCCGCTCATCGCCGCCGCGCTGCTGCTCGTCGCCCTCGGGCTCTCCGCGCCGATCGGGACCTCGGCCCGCGCTGCGCTCACCGGCCCCGCCGACCCGTGGCCGCAGCTCCTCCTGGGGACCTCGATGGCCGCCGCCCTCGTCTCCCCGCTCCTCACCGCCGTCCTCGCCAGCCGACTCACCGACGTCGAGCACACCGGAGGGGGCTGGACCATGGCGGCCGCCTCCGGGCTGACCCCCGGCCGGCTCTGCCGGGCCAAGACCCTCGCCCTGTGCCTCCCCCTGGCGGCCGTCGTAGCCGTCCAGGTCGGAGGCGTCCTCCTCGCCTCCCGCGCGCTCGGCGCCACCGCCCCCATCAGCGCGGGTGACTGGGCCGGCTACGCCATCGCCCTCCTCGCGGTCGACGCCGTCTCCTGCGGCTGGCACGTGCTCCTCGCGGCCCGCGTGGAGAACCAGATCGTCACCGTCGGCGTCGGCTTCCTCGGCTCCTTCGCCTCCCTGTTCTGCCTCCTCATGCCGCCGTGGCTGTGCCGGCTCGTCCCGTGGGGCTACTGGGCGCTCATCGCGCCCGCCGCCCAGGACGGCGGCGCGGGCGGCGCCGCGAGCGTCGCCTACACGACCCCGCCGGTGGTCTGGGTCATGGGCTTCCTCATCATCGCGACCGCGGGCCTGCTCGCGCTCACAGCCCGACTCGACCGGATCGAGAGGTGA